The proteins below come from a single Asanoa ferruginea genomic window:
- a CDS encoding DUF4235 domain-containing protein — MGKLVYKPVGILLGVAAGGIAGVVFKQVWKRVAGDSDAPNATDEERGWAEILAAAALQGAIFALVKAAVDRGGAVGVKRLTGRWPT, encoded by the coding sequence ATGGGCAAGCTGGTCTACAAGCCGGTGGGAATCCTGCTCGGCGTCGCGGCCGGCGGCATCGCCGGCGTGGTGTTCAAGCAGGTGTGGAAGCGGGTCGCCGGCGACTCCGACGCGCCCAACGCCACCGACGAGGAGCGCGGCTGGGCCGAGATCCTCGCGGCCGCGGCGCTCCAGGGTGCCATCTTCGCGCTGGTCAAGGCCGCGGTCGACCGCGGCGGCGCGGTGGGCGTCAAGCGGCTGACCGGCCGCTGGCCGACGTAA
- a CDS encoding serine/threonine-protein kinase produces MSTLAPGLRLHDRFLLVARIGVGGMAEVWRADDTVLGRPVAVKVLDPSIGSDTTIRIATHREARAAAGLTHPNITRVYDYGEAALPHGGLAPYLVMELVEGADLASRLTAGPLPWPDAASLAAQVAAGLAAAHAAGVVHCDIKPGNVMLTATGVKILDFGIAGLAGVTASDGVRYGTVGYLAPERLAGADPTPAGDVYSVGVLLAEALVGRRPESSRGVASFPVLPGVPAALTRVGAACLAADPALRPSAAEVAAALTDLATAVVPGRAVVAAPTTAIRRLDEPEPIEGALVARNPMRAVALGALAAILVVVGIVLAIVASPSGGNTPGGGGVAQAGASPPAPAVDDLKPEPTTEPPAPTAPADVLDQFEAALDQAVAEGKIDEKAAERIGDRLDDLRKAVSRGRDVAEEARDLRSEVLRDRNKEHVDELVRRQLVRLLVPLNSANDDEEG; encoded by the coding sequence ATGTCGACGCTTGCGCCCGGCCTACGCCTGCACGACCGCTTCCTGCTGGTCGCGCGGATCGGTGTGGGCGGGATGGCTGAGGTCTGGCGGGCCGACGACACCGTCCTGGGCCGCCCCGTCGCCGTGAAGGTGCTCGACCCGTCGATCGGCAGCGACACCACGATCCGGATCGCCACCCACCGCGAGGCGCGCGCCGCCGCGGGCCTGACCCACCCCAACATCACCAGGGTGTACGACTACGGCGAGGCCGCCCTGCCCCACGGCGGGCTGGCGCCCTACCTGGTGATGGAGTTGGTCGAGGGCGCCGACCTGGCCTCCCGGCTGACCGCCGGCCCGCTGCCCTGGCCGGATGCGGCATCTCTCGCGGCGCAGGTGGCCGCGGGGCTGGCCGCCGCCCACGCGGCCGGCGTGGTGCACTGCGACATCAAGCCCGGCAACGTGATGCTGACCGCGACCGGCGTCAAGATCCTCGACTTCGGCATCGCGGGTTTGGCCGGCGTCACCGCTTCCGACGGGGTCCGCTACGGCACCGTGGGTTACCTCGCGCCCGAGCGGCTGGCCGGGGCCGACCCGACCCCGGCAGGCGATGTCTACAGCGTGGGCGTGCTGCTCGCGGAGGCCCTGGTCGGGCGCCGGCCCGAGTCGAGCCGCGGGGTGGCCAGCTTCCCGGTGCTGCCCGGCGTGCCGGCGGCGCTCACCCGGGTCGGTGCCGCCTGCCTGGCCGCCGACCCGGCCCTCCGTCCTTCGGCGGCGGAGGTCGCCGCCGCGCTGACCGACCTGGCCACCGCTGTCGTTCCCGGCCGGGCGGTGGTCGCGGCGCCGACGACCGCGATCCGCCGCCTCGACGAGCCGGAGCCGATCGAGGGCGCTCTGGTGGCCCGCAACCCGATGCGGGCGGTGGCCCTCGGCGCGCTCGCCGCGATCCTGGTGGTGGTCGGGATCGTGCTGGCGATCGTGGCCAGCCCGTCCGGCGGAAACACGCCGGGTGGCGGGGGAGTGGCACAGGCGGGCGCCAGCCCGCCGGCGCCCGCAGTCGACGACCTCAAGCCCGAGCCGACCACCGAGCCGCCGGCGCCGACCGCGCCGGCCGACGTGTTGGACCAGTTCGAGGCGGCCCTCGACCAGGCGGTCGCGGAGGGCAAGATCGACGAGAAGGCCGCCGAGCGGATCGGGGACCGGCTCGACGACCTGCGCAAGGCGGTGTCGCGCGGTCGCGACGTCGCTGAGGAGGCCCGCGACCTGCGCAGCGAGGTGCTCCGCGACCGCAACAAGGAACACGTCGACGAACTGGTCCGCCGCCAGTTGGTGCGGCTGCTGGTCCCCCTCAACAGCGCCAACGACGACGAAGAGGGCTGA
- a CDS encoding IS481 family transposase gives MAHANAALTPKARLKLARLVVDERWTVSAASRRFDVSYRTAKRWVDRYLAMGAAGMQDRSSRPLHTPTRTRRDLVRKIVYLRWRHRLGPVAIAARLGMAASTVHAVLVRARINRLSHIDRRTGEPIRRYEHDTAGALIHVDVKKLGNIPDGGGWRYVGRVQGKRHRAATTGKPRSAYRNPKMGTAHVHTVIDDHSRVAYAEIHNDETAITAAAVLTRAVAWFAARGVRVQRVLSDNGSAYRSRLWRETCTQLGITVKKTRPYRPQTNGKIERFHRTLNAWAIDRFYPTEHHRRAALPRWLHFYNHHRPHTAIGGQPPITRLTNLAGQHT, from the coding sequence GTGGCACACGCTAACGCAGCCCTGACCCCGAAAGCACGCCTCAAACTCGCCCGCCTGGTCGTCGATGAGCGCTGGACGGTCTCCGCGGCCTCCCGCCGATTCGATGTCTCCTACCGCACCGCGAAACGGTGGGTCGACCGGTATCTCGCGATGGGAGCCGCGGGTATGCAGGACCGGTCCAGCCGCCCACTCCACACCCCGACCCGCACCCGCCGCGACCTGGTCCGCAAGATCGTGTACTTGCGGTGGCGGCACCGACTCGGCCCTGTCGCGATCGCCGCCCGTCTCGGGATGGCCGCCTCCACCGTGCACGCGGTCCTGGTCCGTGCCCGGATCAACCGGCTCTCCCACATCGATCGACGCACCGGTGAACCGATCCGCCGCTACGAACACGACACCGCGGGCGCCCTGATCCACGTCGACGTCAAGAAACTCGGCAACATCCCCGACGGCGGCGGCTGGCGATACGTCGGCCGCGTCCAAGGCAAGCGACACCGCGCCGCGACCACCGGCAAGCCCCGCAGCGCCTACCGCAACCCGAAGATGGGCACCGCCCACGTCCACACCGTCATCGACGACCACTCCCGCGTCGCCTACGCCGAAATCCACAACGACGAGACCGCCATAACCGCAGCTGCAGTCTTGACCCGCGCAGTGGCTTGGTTCGCCGCCCGCGGCGTCCGAGTGCAAAGGGTGCTGTCCGACAACGGCTCGGCCTACCGCTCCCGCCTCTGGCGCGAGACCTGCACCCAGCTCGGCATCACCGTCAAGAAGACCCGCCCCTACCGGCCCCAGACCAACGGCAAGATCGAACGGTTCCACCGCACCCTTAACGCCTGGGCGATCGATCGGTTCTACCCCACCGAACACCACCGCCGCGCGGCCCTACCCCGATGGCTGCACTTCTACAATCACCACCGACCCCACACCGCGATCGGCGGCCAGCCACCCATCACCCGCCTTACCAACCTGGCTGGACAGCACACTTAG
- a CDS encoding Tex family protein, whose protein sequence is MPEVTDQIQAAAPSVSARIADELGVRESQVTSAVDLLDGGATVPFVARYRKEATGGLDDTQLRTLEERLRYLRELDERRDAILESIRSQGKLDPELEAQIRAADSKARLEDIYLPFKPKRRTKAQIAREAGLEPLADLLFADPAQDPSSAAGAYVDAEKGVADAAAALDGARSILVERFAEDADLIGTLREQVWERGRMRGKVKPGKEEAGAKFSDYFDFAEPLTSLPSHRILALFRGEKEEVLDLILEPDAAEADAVAAGTLATGPVLYEQRIAGHFGIADQGRPADRWLLDTVRWAWRTRIVVHLDMSLRMRLFQTAEDEAVRVFAANLRDLLLAAPAGTRATMGLDPGFRTGVKVAVVDPTGKVLATDTIYPHVPANKWDAALASLAKLAAEHKVDLIAIGNGTASRETDKLAADLIAKNPSLGLTKVMVSEAGASVYSASAYAASELPGMDVSLRGAVSIARRLQDPLAELVKIDPKSIGVGQYQHDISEAKLSRSLDAVVEDCVNGVGVDVNLASAPLLSRVSGIGESLAANIVAHREANGPFRDRTALKSVPRLGPKAFEQCAGFLRIAGGDDPLDASSVHPEAYPVVRRILSSVGTELPALIGNGAMLRGLKPGDFADAMFGVPTVTDILRELEKPGRDPRPAFKTATFAEGVEKIGDLISGMVLEGVVTNVAAFGAFVDVGVHQDGLVHVSAMSKTFVKDPREVVKPGDVVKVKVLDVDVPRKRISLTLRLDEESPAGGGGGGRGAGREGGGERQPARPRQGGGGGGRQGAGGQGGERQGKSDAAQGGGSGRQGGGGGRQGGGGQGARQGGSGGSGRQGGGQGGGQRQGGGSRQSAPPVNSAMADALRKAGLL, encoded by the coding sequence ATGCCGGAGGTGACCGACCAGATCCAGGCAGCAGCTCCGTCCGTCTCCGCGCGGATCGCCGACGAGTTGGGCGTCCGCGAATCCCAGGTAACCTCGGCCGTCGATTTGCTCGACGGTGGCGCGACGGTGCCGTTCGTGGCCCGCTACCGCAAGGAGGCCACCGGCGGGCTCGACGACACCCAGCTCCGCACCCTCGAAGAGCGGCTGCGCTATCTGCGCGAGCTCGACGAGCGGCGGGACGCGATCCTCGAGTCGATCCGGTCACAGGGCAAGCTCGACCCCGAGCTCGAGGCGCAGATCCGGGCGGCCGACTCGAAGGCCCGGCTCGAAGACATCTACCTGCCGTTCAAGCCGAAGCGCCGGACCAAGGCGCAGATCGCCCGCGAAGCCGGTCTCGAGCCGCTGGCCGACCTGCTGTTCGCCGATCCGGCGCAGGACCCTTCGAGCGCGGCCGGGGCCTATGTCGACGCCGAGAAGGGTGTCGCCGACGCGGCCGCCGCATTGGACGGTGCCCGGTCGATCCTGGTCGAGCGGTTCGCGGAAGACGCCGACCTGATCGGCACGCTGCGCGAGCAGGTCTGGGAGCGTGGCCGGATGCGCGGCAAGGTCAAGCCCGGCAAAGAGGAGGCGGGCGCGAAGTTCAGTGACTATTTCGACTTCGCCGAGCCGCTGACCTCGCTGCCGTCACATCGGATCCTGGCGCTGTTCCGCGGCGAGAAGGAGGAGGTGCTCGACCTCATCCTGGAGCCCGACGCCGCCGAGGCCGACGCGGTCGCGGCCGGCACGCTGGCCACCGGTCCGGTGCTCTACGAGCAGCGGATCGCCGGCCACTTCGGCATCGCCGACCAGGGCCGCCCCGCCGACCGCTGGCTGCTCGACACGGTCCGCTGGGCCTGGCGCACCCGGATCGTCGTACACCTGGACATGTCTCTGCGAATGAGGCTTTTCCAAACCGCGGAAGACGAGGCTGTACGCGTCTTCGCGGCCAACCTGCGCGACCTGCTGCTCGCCGCGCCCGCCGGCACCCGCGCCACGATGGGCCTCGACCCGGGCTTCCGGACGGGCGTGAAGGTCGCGGTGGTCGACCCGACCGGCAAGGTGCTGGCGACCGACACGATCTACCCGCACGTGCCGGCCAACAAGTGGGACGCGGCGCTGGCTTCGCTGGCCAAGCTCGCGGCCGAGCACAAGGTCGACCTGATCGCGATCGGCAACGGCACCGCGTCGCGGGAGACCGACAAGCTGGCCGCTGATCTGATCGCGAAGAACCCTTCGCTGGGGTTGACGAAGGTGATGGTCTCCGAGGCGGGGGCTTCGGTCTATTCGGCTTCGGCGTACGCCGCCTCGGAACTGCCCGGCATGGACGTCTCGCTGCGCGGCGCGGTGTCGATCGCGCGCCGGCTCCAGGACCCGCTGGCCGAGCTCGTGAAGATCGACCCGAAGTCGATCGGGGTCGGGCAATACCAGCACGACATCTCCGAGGCCAAGCTGTCGCGCTCGCTCGACGCGGTGGTCGAAGACTGCGTGAACGGTGTCGGTGTCGACGTCAACCTGGCGTCCGCGCCGCTGCTGTCGCGGGTTTCGGGCATCGGCGAGTCGTTGGCCGCCAACATCGTCGCCCACCGCGAGGCGAATGGCCCGTTCCGCGACCGCACGGCGCTCAAATCGGTCCCCCGGCTCGGCCCCAAGGCGTTCGAGCAGTGCGCGGGCTTCCTGCGGATCGCGGGCGGCGACGACCCGCTCGACGCGTCGTCGGTGCACCCGGAGGCCTACCCGGTGGTCCGGCGGATCCTGTCGTCGGTCGGCACGGAGTTGCCGGCCCTGATCGGCAACGGCGCGATGCTGCGCGGTCTGAAGCCCGGCGACTTCGCCGACGCGATGTTCGGCGTGCCAACCGTGACCGACATCCTGCGCGAGTTGGAGAAGCCGGGCCGCGACCCCCGGCCGGCGTTCAAGACGGCGACGTTCGCGGAGGGCGTCGAGAAGATCGGCGACCTGATCTCCGGCATGGTCCTCGAAGGCGTCGTCACGAACGTGGCGGCGTTCGGGGCGTTCGTCGACGTCGGCGTGCACCAGGATGGCCTCGTGCACGTCTCGGCGATGTCGAAGACGTTCGTGAAGGACCCGCGCGAGGTGGTCAAGCCCGGGGATGTCGTCAAGGTCAAGGTGCTTGACGTCGACGTGCCGCGGAAGCGGATCTCGCTGACCCTGCGGCTCGACGAGGAGAGCCCGGCCGGCGGCGGCGGGGGTGGCCGGGGTGCCGGGCGCGAGGGCGGTGGCGAACGCCAGCCGGCCCGGCCGCGCCAAGGCGGCGGTGGCGGCGGACGCCAGGGTGCCGGCGGGCAGGGCGGCGAACGGCAGGGCAAGAGCGACGCCGCGCAAGGTGGCGGCAGTGGCCGCCAAGGCGGTGGCGGCGGCCGGCAGGGTGGCGGCGGCCAAGGCGCCCGCCAGGGCGGCAGCGGCGGCTCCGGGCGTCAAGGTGGCGGTCAGGGCGGCGGCCAGCGCCAAGGCGGCGGCAGCCGGCAGTCGGCGCCACCGGTCAACAGCGCCATGGCCGACGCGCTGCGCAAGGCCGGGCTGCTCTAA
- a CDS encoding PP2C family protein-serine/threonine phosphatase translates to MLAERLRNVAPDALVEVIDHHVRSELGGLRADVLLADYRIAGLWPVLRPDDPTQGLLAEQNIAARCYARQEPMIEDVPETPGVRLYVPLSVWGERLGILVADFPAQPDDGTVRHCRGISDDLAVALRAADRDTDRYRLARRRGRLSMAAEMQWDLLPGRCVTDHGYVLAGQLEPAYRTSGDNFDWAINDGRLTVTVVNGNGTGLAASALTSLAVNAMRNARRSGGTLVEQAELASDTLFAAHHGARPIEALLLEYDAGSGHVKAVDAGSPRAWRVRAGAVAPVVLEEQLPLGMFEENRYGVQSFEMSVGDRLFVVSDGVHGAAPGGRESYGERYLAAAFRAARLSPPAQAIGAVMHALHDYHGDIEIEDDAVIVCLDRTHPVSGTAGVVDQITSKRMVEAAPG, encoded by the coding sequence ATGCTGGCCGAGCGACTGCGAAATGTCGCGCCCGACGCCCTGGTCGAGGTCATCGACCACCACGTCCGCTCCGAGCTGGGCGGACTCCGCGCTGACGTGCTGCTGGCCGACTACCGGATCGCTGGGCTCTGGCCCGTGTTGCGCCCCGACGACCCGACCCAGGGCCTGCTCGCGGAGCAGAACATCGCCGCGCGCTGCTACGCCCGCCAGGAGCCGATGATCGAGGATGTGCCCGAGACGCCAGGCGTACGCCTATATGTGCCCCTATCGGTTTGGGGTGAACGCCTCGGGATTCTGGTGGCTGACTTTCCGGCCCAGCCCGACGACGGCACGGTCCGGCATTGTCGGGGCATCTCCGACGATCTCGCCGTCGCGTTGCGGGCCGCCGACCGCGACACCGACCGTTACCGGTTGGCCCGCCGCCGGGGGCGCCTCTCGATGGCCGCCGAGATGCAGTGGGACCTGCTGCCCGGGCGGTGTGTCACCGATCACGGGTACGTGCTCGCGGGGCAGCTCGAGCCGGCCTACCGCACGTCGGGCGACAACTTCGACTGGGCGATCAACGACGGCAGGTTGACCGTCACCGTCGTCAACGGCAACGGCACCGGGCTCGCCGCCTCGGCGTTGACCTCACTCGCGGTCAACGCGATGCGCAATGCCCGCCGGTCCGGTGGGACGTTGGTGGAGCAGGCCGAGCTCGCGTCGGACACGCTGTTCGCGGCCCATCACGGTGCGCGACCGATCGAGGCTTTGCTGCTGGAGTACGACGCGGGCAGCGGCCACGTGAAGGCGGTCGACGCGGGCTCGCCGCGGGCCTGGCGGGTCCGAGCCGGCGCGGTGGCGCCCGTGGTGCTGGAGGAGCAACTGCCGCTGGGCATGTTCGAGGAGAACAGGTATGGCGTGCAGAGCTTCGAGATGTCCGTCGGCGACCGGCTGTTCGTGGTCAGCGACGGTGTGCACGGCGCGGCACCGGGCGGCCGCGAGTCCTATGGCGAGCGCTATCTGGCCGCCGCGTTCCGGGCGGCCCGGCTTTCCCCGCCGGCACAGGCGATCGGCGCGGTGATGCACGCGCTGCACGACTATCACGGCGACATCGAGATCGAAGACGACGCGGTGATCGTCTGCCTGGATCGCACGCATCCCGTCAGCGGGACCGCAGGTGTTGTCGATCAAATCACGTCGAAGCGCATGGTGGAGGCGGCGCCAGGGTAA
- a CDS encoding MarR family winged helix-turn-helix transcriptional regulator → MDRAASLASSIEAASEALVSVLDAARTRQESPVSPTQIRVLSIINVRPDTNVNRLAEILDVVPSSASRLCDRLEAVGLLRRAADERDRREVRLVLTAAGATVLRELRERRAQAVQGVLDRMPHRAQHDLLVALLAFGHASAQLQAESTA, encoded by the coding sequence ATGGATCGCGCGGCTAGCCTGGCCAGTTCGATCGAGGCTGCCTCGGAGGCGTTGGTCAGCGTTCTGGATGCGGCCCGCACCCGCCAGGAGTCGCCGGTCTCGCCCACCCAGATCCGGGTCCTGTCGATCATCAACGTGCGACCGGACACCAACGTCAACCGACTCGCCGAGATCCTCGACGTGGTGCCCTCGTCGGCCAGCCGCCTCTGCGATCGGCTCGAGGCGGTCGGCCTCCTGCGCCGGGCGGCCGACGAGCGCGACCGGCGCGAGGTGCGCCTGGTGCTGACGGCGGCCGGGGCGACGGTGCTCCGCGAGTTGCGCGAACGCCGGGCCCAGGCCGTGCAGGGTGTGCTCGACCGGATGCCGCACCGGGCGCAACACGACCTGCTGGTGGCCCTGCTCGCGTTCGGCCACGCGTCGGCCCAACTCCAGGCGGAGTCAACTGCCTAG
- a CDS encoding aminoglycoside phosphotransferase family protein: MVIDVALVRTLIAEQFPEWADLPVSPVAVGGNDNRTFHLGDTMTVRLPSAEGYVASVAKEQRWLPVLAPHLPQPIPAPLAFGKPGAGYPWPWSVNRWLDGATARHETATDGAAAHGTATHGAATRAAATPGSTTHRAAAQAITTHHDTTTNDTPTNGAPTNGAPTNGAPTNGAPTNGAPTNGAPTNGAPTNGAPADGVVTDLSAFAVDVAEFLIALQAVDTGGEPAAGEHSFWRGAALSHYDEETRRAIAALDGRIDAAKATAEWDAALAAEWHGRPVWFHGDVANGNLLVRDGRLAGVIDFGTSGVGDPACDLVIAWTFLDAPARTAFRTTTGVDDATWQRGRGWALWKALIQLAENNDNTVVAREIDVLLGS; this comes from the coding sequence GTGGTCATCGACGTAGCGCTCGTGCGCACCCTGATCGCCGAGCAGTTTCCGGAGTGGGCCGACCTGCCCGTGTCGCCCGTAGCGGTCGGTGGCAACGACAACCGCACCTTCCACCTCGGCGACACGATGACCGTGCGGCTGCCGAGCGCCGAGGGCTACGTGGCGAGTGTGGCCAAGGAGCAGCGCTGGCTACCGGTGCTCGCGCCACACCTCCCGCAGCCGATCCCCGCCCCGCTGGCCTTCGGCAAGCCGGGCGCGGGCTATCCCTGGCCATGGTCGGTCAACCGCTGGCTCGACGGCGCCACCGCGCGCCACGAGACCGCGACCGACGGCGCTGCGGCCCACGGCACCGCAACCCACGGCGCCGCGACCCGAGCCGCCGCGACTCCAGGCAGCACGACCCATAGGGCCGCGGCCCAGGCCATCACGACCCACCACGACACCACGACCAACGACACCCCGACCAACGGCGCCCCGACCAACGGCGCCCCGACCAACGGCGCCCCGACCAACGGCGCCCCGACCAACGGCGCCCCGACCAACGGCGCCCCGACCAACGGCGCCCCGACCAACGGCGCCCCGGCCGACGGTGTCGTGACCGACCTGAGCGCGTTCGCGGTCGACGTGGCCGAATTCCTCATCGCGCTACAGGCGGTCGACACCGGTGGCGAGCCCGCGGCCGGTGAGCACAGCTTCTGGCGCGGCGCCGCCCTCAGCCACTACGACGAGGAGACGCGGCGGGCGATCGCCGCCCTCGACGGCCGAATCGACGCCGCCAAAGCCACCGCCGAATGGGACGCCGCCCTCGCAGCCGAGTGGCACGGCCGGCCGGTCTGGTTCCACGGTGACGTCGCCAACGGGAACCTGCTCGTCCGTGACGGCCGGCTCGCGGGTGTCATCGACTTCGGCACCTCCGGCGTCGGCGACCCCGCCTGCGACCTGGTGATCGCCTGGACCTTCCTCGACGCGCCCGCCCGCACGGCCTTCCGCACAACAACCGGTGTCGACGACGCCACCTGGCAGCGCGGCCGGGGGTGGGCGCTCTGGAAGGCCCTCATCCAACTCGCCGAGAACAACGACAACACCGTGGTCGCCCGCGAGATCGACGTGTTGCTAGGCAGTTGA
- the add gene encoding adenosine deaminase — MTELPPVAHLHVHLESAVRWATLAEIAERNGIDFPDHLRGGAHRFTSFTDFFDQNHLVRECLRTPDDFHRVAVEFCADQVAQGVGYVEVSFTAAAHGERLGDLGMPLAAVLDGLAEGGDRYGLAWQVILDTSRRRSVERAWRTLDLARKHAGVVAIGLAGDEDHPATPFAAVFAEAREAGLHVVHHAGEAAGPASIREALDVGLTERLGHGIRVLDDPDLVAEVRERGIPLEVCPTSNVALGFAPSLAAHRLPRLRAAGLAVTLNTDIPEMVHTTLDAEYAAAAREFGWTDTDLTELARTSIDASFADPATKARLYAGFTDGGLPSK; from the coding sequence ATGACCGAGTTGCCGCCCGTCGCCCACCTGCACGTCCACCTGGAAAGTGCGGTGCGCTGGGCCACCCTGGCCGAGATCGCCGAGCGCAACGGGATCGACTTCCCCGACCACCTGCGCGGCGGCGCCCACCGCTTCACCTCGTTCACCGACTTCTTCGACCAGAACCACCTGGTACGCGAGTGCCTCCGCACGCCCGACGACTTCCACCGCGTGGCCGTCGAGTTCTGCGCCGACCAGGTGGCCCAGGGCGTCGGCTACGTCGAGGTCTCGTTCACCGCGGCCGCACACGGCGAGCGCCTGGGCGACCTGGGCATGCCACTGGCCGCGGTGCTCGACGGCCTGGCCGAGGGCGGCGACCGCTACGGCCTGGCGTGGCAGGTCATCCTCGACACGTCCCGCCGCCGTTCGGTGGAGCGGGCCTGGCGCACGTTGGACCTGGCCCGCAAACACGCCGGCGTCGTCGCGATCGGCCTGGCCGGCGACGAGGACCATCCGGCAACCCCGTTCGCCGCAGTCTTCGCCGAGGCCCGCGAGGCGGGGCTACACGTCGTGCACCACGCCGGCGAGGCCGCCGGCCCGGCGAGCATCCGCGAGGCCCTAGACGTCGGGTTGACCGAGCGCCTGGGCCACGGCATCCGCGTCCTCGACGACCCCGATCTGGTCGCCGAGGTCCGCGAGCGCGGCATCCCACTCGAGGTCTGCCCAACCTCCAACGTGGCCCTGGGCTTCGCTCCGTCACTGGCCGCGCACCGACTGCCGAGGCTGCGCGCGGCCGGTCTGGCCGTCACCCTCAACACCGACATCCCGGAGATGGTGCACACGACCCTGGACGCTGAATACGCCGCGGCGGCCCGCGAGTTCGGCTGGACCGACACCGACCTGACCGAGCTGGCGCGCACCTCGATCGACGCGTCGTTCGCGGATCCCGCGACCAAGGCTCGCCTATACGCCGGCTTTACCGACGGCGGGTTACCGAGCAAGTAG
- a CDS encoding carboxymuconolactone decarboxylase family protein: MSENTSRQERFDQGKDVLDRIDGEAGAKVIEALSDIAPELGHQIVAWGFGEIYARPGLEPRDRQLVTLGMLTALGGCEPQLDVHINAALNVGLTPQQIIEAFLHSSVYCGFPRAINAVFTAKKVFTDRGLLPLV; encoded by the coding sequence ATGAGCGAGAACACCTCCCGTCAGGAGCGTTTCGACCAAGGCAAGGACGTGCTCGACCGGATCGACGGCGAGGCGGGCGCGAAGGTCATCGAGGCGTTGTCGGACATCGCCCCGGAGCTGGGTCATCAGATCGTGGCCTGGGGCTTCGGCGAGATCTACGCCCGCCCCGGCTTGGAGCCGCGCGACCGACAGCTCGTGACGCTCGGAATGCTCACGGCCCTCGGCGGCTGCGAGCCACAACTGGACGTGCACATCAACGCCGCGCTCAACGTGGGGCTGACGCCACAGCAGATCATCGAAGCGTTCCTGCACTCGTCGGTCTATTGCGGCTTCCCCCGCGCCATCAACGCGGTCTTTACGGCGAAGAAGGTCTTCACGGACCGCGGTCTGCTCCCCCTCGTTTAG
- a CDS encoding succinate dehydrogenase/fumarate reductase iron-sulfur subunit has protein sequence MKLNLRIWRQQDRSTRGSMVSYKVDDISPDMSFLEVLDVLNEQLTTAGEEPVAFDHDCREGICGACGMVINGVAHGPQKLTTACQLHMRHFKDGDTIDVEPWRARAFPVVKDLVVDRGAFDRIIQAGGYISAPTGSAPDAHATPVPKPAADAAFEAAACIGCGACVAACPNGSAMLFTAAKVAHLGALPQGQPERASRATAMLAAHDAADFGGCTNTGECTAVCPKGIPLTVIGNLNRDILGAAIHSR, from the coding sequence GTGAAACTGAACCTGCGCATCTGGCGCCAGCAGGACCGCTCGACGCGCGGCTCGATGGTGTCCTACAAGGTCGACGACATCTCGCCGGACATGTCGTTCCTCGAGGTCCTCGACGTGCTCAACGAGCAGCTCACCACGGCCGGCGAGGAGCCCGTGGCGTTCGACCACGACTGTCGCGAGGGCATCTGCGGCGCCTGCGGCATGGTCATCAACGGCGTGGCACACGGCCCGCAGAAACTGACCACCGCGTGCCAGCTACACATGCGCCACTTCAAGGACGGCGACACGATCGACGTCGAGCCGTGGCGGGCGCGCGCCTTCCCGGTGGTCAAGGACCTGGTCGTCGACCGGGGCGCGTTCGACCGCATCATCCAGGCGGGCGGCTACATCTCCGCGCCGACGGGCAGCGCGCCGGACGCGCACGCGACACCGGTGCCGAAGCCGGCCGCTGACGCCGCCTTCGAGGCCGCGGCCTGCATCGGTTGCGGCGCCTGCGTGGCGGCGTGCCCCAACGGCTCGGCGATGCTGTTCACCGCGGCGAAGGTCGCCCACCTGGGCGCCCTGCCGCAGGGCCAGCCGGAGCGCGCGTCCCGGGCAACGGCGATGCTGGCCGCACACGACGCGGCCGACTTCGGCGGCTGCACCAACACGGGCGAGTGCACGGCGGTCTGCCCGAAGGGCATCCCGCTGACGGTGATCGGCAACCTCAACCGCGACATCCTCGGCGCGGCGATCCACAGCCGGTAG